Proteins co-encoded in one Medicago truncatula cultivar Jemalong A17 chromosome 8, MtrunA17r5.0-ANR, whole genome shotgun sequence genomic window:
- the LOC120577319 gene encoding polcalcin Cyn d 7, which produces MADRAEVERVFKRFDVNGDGKISLTEFADALKVLGLTSQEEVQRRMSEIDKDGDGFITLEELVEFQSTHPNLMVDIMKKL; this is translated from the coding sequence ATGGCTGACAGAGCTGAGGTTGAACGTGTTTTCAAGCGCTTTGATGTGAACGGCGACGGCAAGATCTCATTGACAGAGTTTGCTGATGCTCTCAAAGTGTTGGGATTAACTTCCCAGGAAGAAGTTCAGCGTAGAATGTCCGAGATTGATAAAGATGGTGATGGCTTTATTACACTTGAAGAGTTGGTTGAGTTTCAAAGTACACATCCTAACTTGATGGTCGATATCATGAAGAAACTCTAA